From Microlunatus capsulatus, a single genomic window includes:
- the hemG gene encoding protoporphyrinogen oxidase produces the protein MTSVAVVGGGVTGLAAARRLLLAGASVTVLEQGPRWGGKLDRTVVDDLALDTGAESVLARRPEAVALIDALGLAGERVHPTAAKPQLLVGGRLHAMPPSLQGVPTDVDALADLLDADALALARTEPDRPARPLTGDVAVGRYVEERFGSQVTDRLLEPLLGGVYAGRSRDLSFAAVMPALFARARTGGSLLEHARASLPVRTGAPVFAGLVGGVSGLVRALLDDLRDRGAELRPATAVRGLARTGAGWRLDLGPEALDVDAVLLATPAGPAGRLTEELLPSAPALAAIPYASVAVVTLVVRGLGSDRSGLLIPPGEMPTVKALTHSSVKWAWVREQAERTWGPGVDVVRASVGRAGEAAVLQLPDEDLLDRTVAEVATLPGWEGVQVLHRRLTRWGGALPQYRIGHRDLVADLRAELAGTPGLALAGAALDGVGIAACLASADLAATSILDDLDRGARPHDLSPAARRQESQR, from the coding sequence GTGACCTCGGTCGCCGTCGTCGGCGGCGGGGTCACCGGGCTGGCCGCCGCGCGCCGGCTGCTGCTGGCGGGGGCGTCGGTCACCGTGCTGGAGCAGGGCCCGCGCTGGGGCGGCAAGCTGGACCGGACCGTCGTCGACGACCTGGCCCTGGACACCGGCGCGGAGTCGGTGCTGGCCCGCCGCCCCGAGGCCGTCGCCCTGATCGACGCGCTCGGGCTGGCGGGCGAGCGGGTGCACCCGACGGCCGCGAAGCCGCAGCTGCTGGTGGGCGGCCGGCTGCACGCCATGCCGCCGTCGCTGCAGGGCGTGCCGACCGACGTGGACGCGCTCGCCGACCTGCTCGACGCCGACGCCCTGGCCCTCGCCCGCACCGAGCCGGACCGGCCGGCCCGGCCGCTCACCGGCGACGTCGCCGTCGGGCGCTACGTCGAGGAGCGCTTCGGGTCCCAGGTGACCGACCGGCTGCTGGAGCCGCTGCTGGGCGGGGTGTACGCCGGGCGCTCGCGCGACCTGTCCTTCGCCGCCGTGATGCCCGCCCTCTTCGCCCGGGCGCGGACCGGTGGCTCGCTGCTGGAGCACGCCCGGGCCTCGCTGCCGGTGCGCACCGGGGCGCCCGTCTTCGCCGGCCTGGTGGGCGGGGTGAGCGGCCTGGTCCGCGCCCTGCTGGACGACCTGCGCGACCGCGGTGCCGAGCTTCGCCCGGCGACGGCCGTGCGGGGGCTCGCCCGGACCGGCGCCGGCTGGCGGCTGGACCTCGGCCCCGAGGCCCTCGACGTCGACGCCGTCCTGCTCGCCACCCCCGCTGGTCCCGCCGGTCGGCTGACGGAGGAGCTGCTGCCGTCCGCGCCGGCGCTGGCGGCCATCCCCTACGCCTCGGTCGCCGTCGTCACGCTCGTCGTGCGCGGGCTGGGCAGCGACCGCTCCGGCCTGCTCATCCCGCCCGGGGAGATGCCGACGGTCAAGGCGCTGACCCACTCCTCGGTCAAGTGGGCGTGGGTCCGCGAGCAGGCCGAGCGCACCTGGGGGCCGGGCGTCGACGTCGTCCGGGCCAGCGTCGGGCGGGCCGGCGAGGCCGCCGTGCTCCAGCTGCCCGACGAGGACCTGCTGGACCGCACCGTCGCCGAGGTCGCGACGCTGCCCGGCTGGGAGGGCGTGCAGGTCCTGCACCGCCGGCTGACCCGCTGGGGCGGCGCGCTGCCGCAGTACCGCATCGGCCACCGCGACCTGGTCGCCGACCTGCGCGCCGAGCTCGCCGGGACCCCCGGGCTCGCCCTGGCCGGCGCCGCGCTGGACGGGGTGGGCATCGCCGCCTGCCTGGCGTCCGCCGACCTGGCCGCCACCTCGATCCTCGACGACCTCGACCGGGGTGCACGCCCCCACGACCTCAGCCCAGCAGCACGACGACAGGAGAGCCAGCGATGA